A single window of Granulicella mallensis MP5ACTX8 DNA harbors:
- a CDS encoding class I SAM-dependent methyltransferase, whose translation MFDLFKKGKDSGGNGTGESSTRHSRGWNDILTLMKASEALRVLDFGATSPANINYLTSLGHSVYMSNIVQDAARPEWLKPAEADAKKGSQPEFDTDAFVAANLDFSQRDFDVILLWDTANYLPPQLVPALFQRLRQVLRPDGSLLAFFHGRLDGPGTAFSRYQLTDSENLIVLNSGNFPVQAVYQTRQIEKFLEGYSRVRFFLGKDNVREVIAIH comes from the coding sequence ATGTTTGACCTCTTCAAAAAAGGTAAGGACTCCGGTGGCAATGGGACTGGAGAAAGTTCGACGCGTCATTCTCGGGGCTGGAACGATATTCTCACGCTGATGAAGGCGAGTGAAGCTCTGCGGGTACTCGATTTTGGCGCGACCTCGCCAGCCAATATCAACTACCTGACTTCTCTGGGACATAGCGTTTATATGTCGAATATCGTGCAGGATGCGGCTCGGCCGGAATGGTTGAAGCCGGCTGAGGCCGACGCGAAGAAGGGAAGCCAGCCGGAGTTCGATACGGACGCCTTTGTTGCCGCCAACCTCGATTTTTCGCAGCGAGACTTCGATGTCATTCTTCTCTGGGATACCGCAAACTACCTGCCACCACAGTTGGTTCCGGCTTTATTTCAGCGGCTGCGCCAGGTGCTTCGCCCGGATGGTAGCCTGCTGGCTTTCTTTCATGGCCGTCTTGACGGGCCAGGGACTGCCTTTTCCCGCTATCAGCTCACGGATAGCGAGAACCTGATCGTGCTGAATTCAGGGAATTTTCCGGTGCAGGCGGTCTATCAAACCCGCCAGATCGAGAAGTTTCTGGAGGGATACAGCAGGGTGCGCTTCTTTCTGGGCAAGGATAATGTGCGCGAAGTGATTGCAATCCATTAG
- the menC gene encoding o-succinylbenzoate synthase, translating into MKIDAIHMREVNMPLAFPFETSFGVTTGRRILLIEIEAEGFSAWGECVAGEHPYFSDEMVDTAWHITETELAPRLLNQEISNGRDCPALFEQVRGHRMAKAALENAVWELDALRQGIPLAKLLGGTQTTIPCGVSIGIQPTPEKLMEKIETEVAAGYQRIKLKCKPGWDDKIFEMVRKRWPDILLSCDANSAYRLGDAEQIAAWDRFNLLMIEQPLWYDDFYFHANLQKRIQTKICLDECIRNGRDARAALELGSGKIINIKVGRVGGFTEAIAVHDVAQEFGVPVWCGGMLETGIGRAHNIALSSLPNFLLPGDVSASKRYWAQDIIEPEVTVSAKGEITVPTTPGRGFEVQRDRIEAITVRWRSL; encoded by the coding sequence ATGAAGATTGACGCGATTCATATGCGCGAGGTGAACATGCCCCTCGCTTTTCCGTTCGAGACCAGCTTTGGAGTCACGACGGGCCGCCGCATTCTGCTGATTGAGATCGAAGCCGAGGGCTTCAGCGCCTGGGGTGAGTGCGTCGCGGGAGAGCATCCCTACTTTAGCGATGAGATGGTCGATACGGCCTGGCACATCACCGAAACAGAGCTTGCGCCACGGTTGCTGAACCAGGAGATCTCCAATGGGCGCGACTGTCCGGCGTTGTTCGAGCAGGTGCGTGGCCATCGCATGGCCAAGGCGGCGCTGGAGAACGCGGTGTGGGAGCTCGATGCGCTGCGGCAGGGCATTCCCCTGGCGAAGCTGCTGGGTGGTACTCAGACGACGATTCCCTGTGGTGTGTCGATCGGGATACAGCCCACGCCTGAGAAGCTGATGGAGAAGATCGAGACCGAGGTTGCGGCGGGCTATCAGCGCATCAAGCTGAAGTGCAAGCCGGGCTGGGACGACAAGATCTTTGAGATGGTGCGCAAGCGCTGGCCTGATATTCTGCTGAGCTGCGATGCGAACTCGGCATACCGGCTCGGCGACGCCGAACAGATTGCCGCGTGGGATCGCTTCAACCTGCTGATGATCGAGCAACCGCTCTGGTATGACGACTTCTACTTTCATGCGAACTTGCAGAAGCGCATTCAGACAAAGATTTGTTTAGACGAGTGCATTCGCAATGGCCGCGATGCGCGTGCGGCGCTGGAGCTGGGCAGCGGAAAGATCATCAACATCAAGGTGGGCCGTGTCGGCGGATTTACCGAAGCGATTGCCGTGCATGATGTGGCCCAGGAGTTCGGTGTCCCGGTGTGGTGTGGGGGCATGCTGGAGACGGGGATCGGCCGCGCGCACAATATTGCGCTCTCGTCGTTGCCGAACTTTTTGTTGCCGGGAGATGTGTCTGCCTCAAAGCGGTACTGGGCGCAGGACATTATCGAGCCGGAGGTGACGGTGAGCGCGAAGGGCGAGATCACTGTGCCCACGACGCCGGGCCGCGGCTTTGAAGTTCAGCGCGATCGCATCGAGGCCATTACCGTGCGGTGGCGCAGCCTGTAG